In Gammaproteobacteria bacterium, one DNA window encodes the following:
- a CDS encoding GNAT family N-acetyltransferase, producing MTDLRMESLRGEEIRKQLRPLSELRIAVFHDWPYLYEGSLDYEAHYLETYMRCPRSLIVLLWDGDKCVGATTVIPLVDASAEWQRPFMEKGFDLNQVDYFGESVILKSHRGRGFGVAFFKEREAHARELNLPICAFCSVERPANHPAKPANYIPNDGFWTHRGYRKVPDMKTTFSWPDIGATESTEKPMTFWMRDFRTGAGS from the coding sequence AAACAACTTCGCCCGCTCTCCGAGCTTCGTATCGCCGTATTTCATGATTGGCCCTATTTATACGAGGGTAGTCTGGACTACGAGGCACACTATCTCGAAACTTATATGCGTTGTCCCCGGAGCCTCATCGTACTGCTATGGGACGGCGACAAGTGTGTCGGCGCAACGACCGTAATACCGCTGGTGGACGCCTCTGCCGAATGGCAGCGACCGTTTATGGAAAAAGGATTCGACCTAAACCAGGTCGACTACTTCGGCGAATCAGTGATTCTCAAGTCCCATCGGGGCCGCGGCTTTGGCGTCGCCTTTTTCAAGGAACGCGAGGCGCACGCGCGTGAACTCAATCTACCTATCTGTGCATTCTGTTCCGTCGAACGTCCCGCCAACCATCCGGCGAAGCCCGCTAACTATATTCCCAACGATGGATTTTGGACGCACCGCGGTTATCGCAAAGTGCCAGACATGAAGACCACGTTTTCCTGGCCCGATATCGGCGCGACGGAATCAACCGAAAAGCCGATGACATTTTGGATGCGAGACTTCCGAACCGGAGCCGGAAGCTAA